AAATACATGATTGGCTTGAAGGAGGAACCGGGCTGGCGCTTGCCAAGCACGCGATTGAACTGACTCACCTTGTAATCACGTCCACCTACCATCGCTTTAATATAGCCGGTAGCAGGGTCCATGGCGACGAGGGCTACCTGCAAATTGGGATTATTCTTTGGTAAGACGGAGGCGACGATATCCTCGGCCTTTTTTTGGACAACTGGATCAAGGGTCGTGCGGATTTTTAGACCACCATGAATAAATTTTTCTTCGTCAATGCCATATTTGTTTTTTACCAAAGTAGCGATGTAATCGCGGAAGTAAGGTGCTGGCTCAGTTACATTCCCGTTTGCTGGCTGTTTCAGCTTGATTGGTTCCGCGTAGGCTTGCTCTACTTCCTTCGATGTCAGTAAATGGTCGCGCTCCATAGCGTTCAAAATGAGCTTTTGTCTGGCTTTGGCGCGTTCCAAATCGACAAATGGTGAATAATAAGAAGGACCCTTAGGGATACCTGCCAGCATGGCGCTCTCTGCAACCGTCAAATCTTTGGCGTTCTTGCCGAAATAGGTTTGGGCAGCAGCTTGTACGCCATAGGCTGAATGACCGTAATAAATCTGATTCACGTACATTTCTAATATTTCATCCTTGCTGTAATTCAGCTCAAGCTGAATCGCAAGCAGGGCTTCCTTGATTTTTCGCTCCCATGTCTTGTCCAAGCTGAGGTACAGATTTCTTGCCAATTGTTGAGTGATGGTGCTGGCACCTTGACTCTTGTCCATGTTAATGACATCGACATATGCTGCCATGGCCAATCGTTTCCAATCAAAGCCGAAATGCTCTCGGAACGAACGGTCCTCGATCGCGATGGTTGCATCAAGCAATGCGGGTGAAATCTCTGCAAGTGGCACAGAAATCCGGTTCTCGCCACGGTGCATGGTATCCAAAACCTCTCCATTGGAAGCGTAAATCGTCGTAGTTTGCTTCACAAACGTTTCCGGGAGTGGTTGTGAGCGTAAATACAAAATGAGTAGCAAGATGGCAAAAGAGAAACATAATAGGCTGAGAATGGTAAATTTTACGAATTTCTTAGCCCAACGCAAATAGCGCAGCAATGGGGCTTCGCGAATGACTTCCATGTGTGCCTCTCCTCCTTTCTGCGGTTGAATCAATAAAATAGGACATACTACGTTACTAGTAGTATGTGTCGCTTGCAAGCTGGTTAAACTTTCCACACTAGAAAAATATCTTGCAATTTGGAAGACAGCTACTATAATTTTCTTGTTATATTGTATTTTCATGCGGTTAATTGAAGGAGGTTACATAGCCATGAACATGGAATTGTGGTACACCGAAAAACAGACGGAAAATCACGGGATAACAACGAAAATTACAGAGACCCTATACAGTGAGAAATCCGAGTTTCAACAAATCGACGTAATTCATACGAAGCAGTTTGGTCGCATGTTAGTGCTCGACGGCATGGTTATGACTACCGATGTCGATGAGTTTGTCTACCATGAAATGATTTCTCATATCGCGTTGAATACCCATCCAAACCCGAAAAAGGTTCTGGTTGTAGGCGGCGGCGATGGCGGTGCTATTCGTGAAATCGTAAAGCACGCGTCTGTAGAAAAAGCAGTTCTGGCTGAAATCGACGGTGGCGTCATTGAGTCTTGCAAAAAATATTTCCCTGAGATTGCGAGTGCATTGACAGGTAATCCGCGTGTAGATGTACAAGTCATCGATGGTATTAAACATATTCATGACCACAAAGGTGAGTATGATGTGATCATGGTAGACTCTACAGAGCCAGTAGGACCTGCTGTAGGTCTGTTCGAAAAAGGTTTCTACCAAGGCATCCACGATGCTTTGAAACCAGACGGTATCATGGTTGCTCAAACGGAATCTCCTTGGTTCAACCGTGAACTGATCAAGCGTGTGTTCAAAGACCTGAAATCGATCTTCCCGGTTACTCGTCTCTACACTTGCAGCATCCCTACTTATCCATCCGGACTGTGGAGCTTCACCATTGCTTCCAAGCAACACGATCCGTTGGAAGTAGACCCAGCGAAAATCAAAGATCTGGGTACCAAATACTACAATGCGGAAGTTCACCACGCTGCCTTCAAACTGCCTAACTTTGTGGCTGAGCTGACCCGCGACTAATCGGGGGAGAACTACACCTATGCGTTTTGACGAAGCATACTCTGGAAATGTCTTTATCCGTAGTCACGGGAATTACGAAGAAAGCCAAGCGGTTATTTACGGTATGCCGATGGACTGGACAGTGAGCTTCCGTCCGGGATCTCGTTTTGGCCCTGCCCGTATCCGTGAGGTTTCTATCGGACTGGAAGAGTACAGCCCGTACTTGGACAGGTTGTTGGAAGACATCAAATACTTTGATGCCGGCGATATTCCACTTCCTTTTGGAAACGTGGAAGGTAGTCTGGACGCGATCCGTACATTCGTGGCAAAAGTATTGGCAGATGGCAAATTCCCATTGGGTCTTGGCGGAGAGCACTTGGTTTCCTGGCCAGTATTCCAAGCGGTTTATGAAAAGTACAAGGACATGGTCGTATTCCACTTTGACGCGCATACAGACCTGCGTGACAACTACGAGGGATACGAATACTCCCACTCTACCCCGATCAAAAAGGTATGCAACCTGATCGGCGGTAAAAATGTATACTCTTTCGGAATCCGCAGCGGAATGAAGGACGAGTTTGAGTGGGCAAAAGAAAACATGCACCTGTACAAATACGATGTACTGGAGCCAGTGAAGCAAGTGCTGCCTACTATCGGCAACCGTCCGATCTACCTGTCGATTGACATCGATGTATTGGACCCTGCGCACGCTCCTGGAACAGGTACAACAGAAGCAGGCGGCATCACGTCTCGTGAGCTGCTCGATACCATTCACTTCATGGCAAACAACGGTGCGAATGTCATCGGTTGTGATCTGGTGGAGGTTGCTCCTGTGTATGACCACAGTGAAATGACGCAAATCGCGGCATCCAAAATCGTTCGCGAGCTGCTCTTGAGCTTTGTAAAATAAGATATCTGTGTAAATAAGCCTCCGGTTTTGAAAAAGAACCGGGGGCTTTTCCTATTGATGAGAGAGATTGAACTAAATTAATAAACATTTTGGTTTACAAAGTATAAGATAGTCAGTACAATCATAATAGTGAGATGATTGAAAAGTCGACGGAGGTTTTCTTACAAAGGAGTTGTCTGCATGAGAGAGGTATTTGCCTACGCACCATTTCGAAAGCTGTTCTTTTCCAATTTGTTCTCCGGTTTTGGGCAAGGCATGACGATGATCGGGATTGCTTGGTTCCTCGTGGAAACGACAGGCTCTGCTCAACTTTTGGGCTCGACTATGTTTACTTCTGCGGTACTGATGTTTTTTATTGGGCCGTATATCGGGACGCTCATCGATCGTTACTCCCGCAAGAAAATGCTGCTGATAGAAAACCTGATCGGATTTGGCGTACTTGGCCTGCTCGCGATCTGGGGCTTTTTCGGAGAGTACACCGAGTGGATGCTGATTGTTATCTATTTGACGACGACCTTTATGTACCAGATTCATTATCCGACCCAGTCCGCGTTGGTTCAGGAGACGTTTGAGCCCAAGCACTACAATAGCATCAACAGTCTTCTTGAGATCGAAGGACAGACGGCATCCGTTCTTGCTGGCGCGTTTGCGGGGATATTGCTTAGTTCCTATGGGCTGCATGTGGTGATTATTTTCAATGCGATCACGTACTTGTTCGCTTTTACCTTGCTGTCTACCATGACGTATACCTTCACACTGGAAAAAGAAGCGAAGCAAAACCAGGGTATCGCATGGACGATGCAGCTGATGGAAAGCTGGCGGTACATTCGGCAAAAGAAAGGATTCCTTCTGTTTGGTATATCCGCACTTATGCCCTTCATTGCTGTTATGGCGACGAACTTATTGAAGCCGGTTTACATAAGCCAAACGTTGCAGGCGGGTGTCTCGGTTTATTCGCTAGGAGAGGTCACGTATGCACTAGGTGCTGTGGCGGCAGGTTTACTCGTTGCGATTGTCGTTCGCAAGATGGGGCAGCTGGCAGCCATGATCGGCAATACGTTGCTATTCGCGATTGCCATTGTCGTCATGATTGCTTTGCCGTATGGCTGGGCGCTGATTGCGGCGTACACGTTTTACGGGTGGAGTAACGCTTCTGTTCGCTTGATTCGGCAATCGCTCTATATGACAGTTGTGCCGAAGCAGCAGATGGGGCGGGTGATGAGCTTTTTCAACTCCATCGGCATGATGATGCGTCTGGTCCTGATCGGTTTGTTTACGGCGATGATCGATTACACGGGGGCAGGAGTCGGATACCTGGTGTTGGCGGGTCTGCTGTTGCTTGCGGCGATCGGGATTGCTGCTACCATGAGATACCTGCTGGCGGATGCCAAAGCGGAGGCGGCGGTTGCCACAGAAGAGCGATGAAGGGTAGAATGTAGGGATAAAT
The window above is part of the Brevibacillus antibioticus genome. Proteins encoded here:
- a CDS encoding transglycosylase domain-containing protein; the encoded protein is MEVIREAPLLRYLRWAKKFVKFTILSLLCFSFAILLLILYLRSQPLPETFVKQTTTIYASNGEVLDTMHRGENRISVPLAEISPALLDATIAIEDRSFREHFGFDWKRLAMAAYVDVINMDKSQGASTITQQLARNLYLSLDKTWERKIKEALLAIQLELNYSKDEILEMYVNQIYYGHSAYGVQAAAQTYFGKNAKDLTVAESAMLAGIPKGPSYYSPFVDLERAKARQKLILNAMERDHLLTSKEVEQAYAEPIKLKQPANGNVTEPAPYFRDYIATLVKNKYGIDEEKFIHGGLKIRTTLDPVVQKKAEDIVASVLPKNNPNLQVALVAMDPATGYIKAMVGGRDYKVSQFNRVLGKRQPGSSFKPIMYLSALQNGYTPLTLMKSEPTVFTYENKKQYIPGNFGGKYPNALINMREAIKTSDNIYAVKTIDFLGPQKVVEQAKQLGITSSMQAVPSLALGTSPVSPLELNAAYAAIVNKGQAVKPIAITSIEDSEGNILVEEKTEKTQVADPVASALLVNMMQSVFEQGGTGYRVAGEMNRPVAGKTGSTDYDAWLSGFTPQLVSTVWIGYDKNQKVDDVKEGYLSKKIWAQFMESALKGQPPALFDMPAGVVSVYIDPASGKLATEHCPNPQLFYFASGTEPQDYCMDHIPTNETPTPLKPPDSSTFWQRMGSWWKPNH
- the speB gene encoding agmatinase, with amino-acid sequence MRFDEAYSGNVFIRSHGNYEESQAVIYGMPMDWTVSFRPGSRFGPARIREVSIGLEEYSPYLDRLLEDIKYFDAGDIPLPFGNVEGSLDAIRTFVAKVLADGKFPLGLGGEHLVSWPVFQAVYEKYKDMVVFHFDAHTDLRDNYEGYEYSHSTPIKKVCNLIGGKNVYSFGIRSGMKDEFEWAKENMHLYKYDVLEPVKQVLPTIGNRPIYLSIDIDVLDPAHAPGTGTTEAGGITSRELLDTIHFMANNGANVIGCDLVEVAPVYDHSEMTQIAASKIVRELLLSFVK
- the speE gene encoding polyamine aminopropyltransferase translates to MELWYTEKQTENHGITTKITETLYSEKSEFQQIDVIHTKQFGRMLVLDGMVMTTDVDEFVYHEMISHIALNTHPNPKKVLVVGGGDGGAIREIVKHASVEKAVLAEIDGGVIESCKKYFPEIASALTGNPRVDVQVIDGIKHIHDHKGEYDVIMVDSTEPVGPAVGLFEKGFYQGIHDALKPDGIMVAQTESPWFNRELIKRVFKDLKSIFPVTRLYTCSIPTYPSGLWSFTIASKQHDPLEVDPAKIKDLGTKYYNAEVHHAAFKLPNFVAELTRD
- a CDS encoding MFS transporter, with the translated sequence MREVFAYAPFRKLFFSNLFSGFGQGMTMIGIAWFLVETTGSAQLLGSTMFTSAVLMFFIGPYIGTLIDRYSRKKMLLIENLIGFGVLGLLAIWGFFGEYTEWMLIVIYLTTTFMYQIHYPTQSALVQETFEPKHYNSINSLLEIEGQTASVLAGAFAGILLSSYGLHVVIIFNAITYLFAFTLLSTMTYTFTLEKEAKQNQGIAWTMQLMESWRYIRQKKGFLLFGISALMPFIAVMATNLLKPVYISQTLQAGVSVYSLGEVTYALGAVAAGLLVAIVVRKMGQLAAMIGNTLLFAIAIVVMIALPYGWALIAAYTFYGWSNASVRLIRQSLYMTVVPKQQMGRVMSFFNSIGMMMRLVLIGLFTAMIDYTGAGVGYLVLAGLLLLAAIGIAATMRYLLADAKAEAAVATEER